One part of the Sphingobacterium sp. LZ7M1 genome encodes these proteins:
- a CDS encoding DUF4870 domain-containing protein encodes MNNKTLAVVAYITLIGWLIAYFSGKEKADDFLRYHLRQGLGIFVFGIFLSIILNILMMVTGIYSLGYIGLINIVLMIIGAINASNGVMKPLPIIGTFFENKFKFIS; translated from the coding sequence ATGAACAACAAAACATTAGCAGTAGTCGCTTACATCACACTTATTGGTTGGTTAATCGCTTATTTTTCTGGAAAAGAGAAAGCAGATGACTTTTTAAGGTACCATTTGAGGCAAGGTCTAGGCATCTTCGTATTTGGTATCTTCCTTTCGATTATTTTGAACATCCTAATGATGGTAACCGGAATTTATTCCCTTGGATACATTGGATTGATCAACATCGTCTTGATGATCATTGGTGCCATCAACGCTTCGAACGGAGTAATGAAACCTCTTCCTATCATCGGTACGTTCTTTGAAAATAAATTCAAGTTCATTAGCTAG
- a CDS encoding nuclear transport factor 2 family protein, producing MNKIGEFITDFLRYMQERDFNNLVNLFAEEVKWEVPGDTDRLKWLGVRKNKAEIESFFQLLWAETEPLSAEIQKILADKDEAMIKGEFTSKMLRTNKDVTSIFFIHFKLQNMKIVEYTLLEDSFAVSEAVN from the coding sequence ATGAATAAAATAGGAGAATTTATTACGGATTTCCTCAGGTATATGCAGGAAAGAGATTTTAATAATCTAGTTAATCTATTTGCTGAAGAAGTGAAATGGGAAGTTCCAGGGGATACAGACAGACTGAAATGGCTAGGTGTAAGAAAAAATAAAGCTGAGATTGAAAGCTTTTTCCAGCTCCTTTGGGCAGAGACAGAACCCTTATCAGCTGAAATACAAAAGATTTTAGCTGATAAAGATGAAGCTATGATAAAAGGTGAATTCACTAGCAAAATGTTGAGAACAAACAAGGATGTAACCTCTATATTTTTCATTCATTTTAAACTTCAAAATATGAAAATAGTAGAATACACCTTATTAGAAGATAGTTTTGCAGTATCAGAGGCTGTAAATTGA
- a CDS encoding AraC family transcriptional regulator yields MNYREIFLQALLVFCKERGLVIEKLASFAGLKLQDLHTKSSLSISNQQMEVIWKNIVHLSKNELSGFHFGTSMQIAALGIVGQVIQMSSNVKDALKHACSMVHLLTDFYSLNVIEKENTFNINFEKTGGYSDTPTAQDQMGDFLLSFVLYELKGLVLENPIPISASFPTYKKQHGKEYEAILGCPVKKSENYILEFKKDYLHTKILTANYEIQSLLIEKISLLQNSPAIKGNLSKRIFNFLIANSYLFSLSIESVSGNFNVSVRTLQRRLKQEGISYIQIVEEVRKSLAIHYMCNSTSSVKEISAVLGYAEPSGFVRAFKKWTGKTPTTFRKSNN; encoded by the coding sequence ATGAATTACAGAGAGATATTTTTACAGGCATTGCTGGTATTTTGTAAAGAGAGAGGCTTAGTTATTGAGAAACTGGCATCATTTGCTGGGTTAAAACTTCAAGACCTTCACACAAAGTCATCGCTTAGCATTTCAAACCAGCAGATGGAAGTCATTTGGAAAAACATAGTCCATCTCTCAAAAAATGAACTTTCTGGTTTCCATTTTGGGACTTCTATGCAAATTGCAGCATTGGGTATAGTCGGACAGGTCATACAGATGAGCAGTAATGTTAAAGATGCATTAAAACATGCATGTTCCATGGTTCATTTATTGACTGACTTTTATTCGCTAAATGTAATAGAAAAGGAAAATACCTTTAATATTAACTTCGAAAAAACAGGAGGTTATTCAGATACACCAACCGCTCAGGATCAGATGGGGGACTTTCTGTTGTCATTTGTACTATATGAGTTAAAAGGGTTGGTCTTAGAAAATCCTATCCCAATCTCTGCGAGTTTTCCAACATATAAAAAACAGCATGGGAAAGAATATGAAGCTATATTAGGTTGTCCTGTAAAAAAGAGTGAAAACTATATCTTGGAATTCAAGAAGGATTACCTTCACACTAAAATTCTAACGGCAAATTATGAAATTCAGAGCCTATTGATTGAAAAAATCAGCTTATTGCAAAATTCTCCTGCCATAAAAGGAAACCTTTCTAAAAGGATATTTAATTTCTTGATCGCAAATTCCTACCTGTTTTCTTTATCCATCGAGTCTGTTTCAGGTAATTTCAATGTAAGTGTAAGGACACTTCAAAGGAGACTCAAACAAGAAGGGATCTCTTATATTCAAATTGTCGAAGAGGTAAGAAAATCATTGGCCATTCATTATATGTGCAATAGTACGTCTTCTGTCAAGGAAATCTCAGCGGTTTTAGGATATGCAGAACCGAGTGGTTTTGTCAGAGCATTTAAAAAATGGACAGGAAAAACCCCAACAACTTTCAGGAAAAGCAATAACTGA